A region from the Antennarius striatus isolate MH-2024 chromosome 22, ASM4005453v1, whole genome shotgun sequence genome encodes:
- the LOC137589530 gene encoding S-antigen protein-like produces MLVHQREAMSVHQQEAMSVHQREAMSVHQQEAMSVHQQEAMSVHQREAMSVHQREAMSVHQREAMSCTNGRPCRCTNGRPCRCTNGRPCRSTNGRPCRCTNGRPCWSTNGRPCRCTNGRPCWSTNGRPCRCTNGRPCRCTNGRPCRCCSAAHRSNDTTTIEAFEDEGKFFSS; encoded by the exons ATGTTGGTCCACCAACGGGAGGCCATGTCGGTGCACCAACAGGAGGCCATGTCGGTGCACCAACGGGAGGCCATGTCGGTGCACCAACAGGAGGCCATGTCGGTGCACCAACAGGAGGCCATGTCGGTGCACCAACGGGAGGCCATGTCGGTCCACCAACGGGAGGCCATGTCGGTGCACCAACGGGAGGCCATGTCGTGCACCAACGGGAGGCCATGTCGGTGCACCAACGGGAGGCCATGTCGGTGCACCAACGGGAGGCCATGTCGGTCCACCAACGGGAGGCCATGTCGGTGCACCAACGGGAGGCCATGTTGGTCCACCAACGGGAGGCCATGTCGGTGCACCAACGGGAGGCCATGTTGGTCCACCAACGGGAGGCCATGTCGGTGCACCAACGGGAGGCCATGTCGGTGCACCAACGGGAGGCCATGTCGGTGctgcagcg CTGCACACAGAAGTAACGACACTACGACTATCGAGGCCTTCGAGGACGAGGGGAAGTTTTTCTCAAGCTAA
- the il17ra1a gene encoding interleukin 17 receptor A1a isoform X2: protein MDSGWLDANRYTPSGPEALQASVGTRPDHRGLLQPVLVASWKIKDDGSISYLNATELHVLVMSTNQNICVRYSFKDKFHTMRSPSGEKWSFLADMIVLDPGQLYRVSVFNIPKPEMGHSSYDVSTDVIVAGCDNASMQWTQFCKERGSLWQPNISLVVGGGSALDVGFSPDPLCEEYIVIVSCLAIHHVTHTYKTNQTQLSVAFSLDQWPSSCCQFDVEIKPLFPQCGQDCTRRRTTRNICHVIPTDAPGSSDTPVGTAVTLGMVFLCALVAVLLYFLCRKPGKPGAPATPAGREQTWQQQLHQPPTVLVVYSQDHRLYRDIVLKLCAFLQIKCGIKVLVDLLDSTTVGMVGRLRWLEWQRQQLKSPFDKILVLCSRGVQAKWGAMCGQRQMTLREDLLSPTDDILTPFLNLFLPDMHQAGMLGKYLVAYFDDISSEQDVPSVFDIAVKYKLMKHFEELYFRILDMEKYQPGQVNHVEGIGRDEYASCPSGMALRNAIEDFQAYQLEHPDWFEKECVDDEEEEGVTAEAHHLLEQLQVPPVLECIPVVRAGPPVCIHQVDVSEHPSSVLVLTPEPPSELQLPSVAELTPVVNPAHRHPSRLVEVLTDHSPSQESVLVLEPMLDMPPPPRQTWFSVNEDDEECSLLPGSHRPPPEGSHLDPNPPGCSGTSMQWGYPSAEAPLQQPAVPEEFEEEPRDRGQSSDQGYISRTSSQTALPDKEDPLGALRRLQDQLLQRSLTHGPGPEGN, encoded by the exons ATGGACAGCGGCTGGCTGGACGCTAACAGGTACACTCCCAGCGGTCCAGAGGCGCTCCAGGCGTCTGTGGGCACCAGGCCTGACCACAGAGGCCTCCTGCAGCCTGTGCTGGTCGCCAGCTGGAAGATAAAGGATGACG GCAGCATCAGCTACCTGAACGCTACTGAGCTTCATGTTCTGGTGATGTCCACCAACCAGAACATTTGTGTTCGATACTCGTTCAAGGACAAGTTCCACACCATGAGAAGTCCGTCAGGGGAAAAG tGGTCGTTCTTGGCTGACATGATCGTGTTGGACCCTGGTCAGCTGTACCGGGTCTCTGTCTTCAACATCCCCAAACCAGAGATGGGCCACAGCAGCTATGATGTCAGCACCGATGTCATTGTTGCTG GTTGTGACAATGCCAGTATGCAGTGGACCCAGTTCTGCAAAGAGAGGG GAAGTCTGTGGCAGCCCAACATCAGCCTGGTCGTCGGTGGGGGATCGGCGCTGGATGTTGGCTTCAGTCCTGACCCGCTGTGTGAGGAGTACATAGTCATCGTCAGCTGCCTCGCCATCCATCACGTTACCCACACATACAAG ACCAATCAGACGCAGCTCAGCGTCGCCTTCAGCCTCGACCAATGGCCCAGCTCCTGCTGCCAGTTTGATGTGGAG ATCAAACCTCTGTTCCCTCAGTGTGGTCAGGACTGCACCCGCCGGAGGACGACGCGTAATATCTGTCACG TAATACCCACAGATGCCCCAGGTTCCTCAGATACCCCTGTGGGTACAGCTGTTACCCTGGGCATGGTGTTTCTGTGTGCACTGGTGGCAGTTCTGCTGTATTTCCTCTGCAGGAAGCCCG GTAAACCTGGTGCTCCTGCGACTCCAGCAGGGCGTGAGCAGACttggcagcagcagctccaccagccCCCCACCGTGTTGGTGGTCTACTCGCAGGACCACCGCCTCTACAGGGACATCGTGCTCAAGCTCTGCGCCTTCCTCCAGATCAAGTGTGGCATCAAGGTGTTGGTGGACCTGCTGGACTCGACCACGGTGGGCATGGTGGGCCGCCTGCGGTGGCTGGAGTGGCAGCGCCAGCAGCTGAAAAGCCCTTTTGACAAAATCCTGGTTCTGTGCTCCCGAGGCGTTCAGGCCAAATGGGGGGCCATGTGTGGACAGCGCCAGATGACGCTGAGGGAGGACCTGCTGTCCCCCACTGATGACATCCTCACTCCCTTCCTCAACCTCTTCCTGCCAGACATGCACCAGgcaggcatgctgggaaagtaCCTGGTGGCCTACTTCGATGACATCAGCAGCGAGCAGGACGTGCCCTCGGTTTTCGACATCGCGGTCAAATACAAGCTGATGAAGCATTTTGAAGAGCTGTACTTCCGCATCCTGGACATGGAGAAGTACCAGCCGGGTCAGGTCAACCACGTAGAGGGCATCGGTAGAGACGAGTACGCCTCCTGCCCCTCAGGGATGGCCCTCAGGAACGCCATCGAAGACTTCCAGGCCTACCAGCTGGAGCACCCCGACTGGTTTGAGAAGGAGTGTGtggacgatgaagaggaggagggggtcacTGCGGAGGCCCACCACCTCCTGGAGCAACTGCAGGTACCCCCAGTCCTGGAGTGTATCCCTGTGGTCAGAGCCGGGCCCCCGGTCTGCATCCACCAGGTGGACGTCAGTGAACACCCCAGCAGCGTTCTAGTCCTCACCCCTGAACCCCCCTCTGAGCTCCAGCTGCCGTCAGTGGCAGAACTGACCCCAGTGGTGAACCCCGCCCACAGACACCCTTCACGCCTGGTGGAGGTGTTGACGGATCACAGCCCCAGTCAGGAGTCCGTCCTCGTCCTTGAGCCGATGTTGGACATGCCCCCCCCACCGAGACAGACCTGGTTCTCCGTTAATGAGGACGATGAAGAGTGTTCCCTCCTCCCCGGGAGCCATCGCCCTCCCCCAGAGGGGAGCCACCTGGACCCGAACCCCCCAGGTTGTTCAGGCACCAGCATGCAGTGGGGGTACCCGTCAGCCGAGGCCCCCCTCCAACAGCCTGCGGTGCCAGAGGAGTTTGAGGAGGAGCCCAGGGACCGGGGCCAGAGCAGCGACCAGGGTTACATCTCCAGGACCTCCTCCCAGACAGCCCTCCCCGACAAAGAGGACCCGCTGGGGGCCCTCAGGCGGCTGCAGGACCAGCTGCTCCAGAGGAGCCTCACACACGGCCCTGGTCCTGAAGGGAACTGA
- the il17ra1a gene encoding interleukin 17 receptor A1a isoform X3: protein MALPVTVVVLMCVSASHAVRILSWPPVSCSQEWSFLADMIVLDPGQLYRVSVFNIPKPEMGHSSYDVSTDVIVAGCDNASMQWTQFCKERGSLWQPNISLVVGGGSALDVGFSPDPLCEEYIVIVSCLAIHHVTHTYKTNQTQLSVAFSLDQWPSSCCQFDVEIKPLFPQCGQDCTRRRTTRNICHVIPTDAPGSSDTPVGTAVTLGMVFLCALVAVLLYFLCRKPGKPGAPATPAGREQTWQQQLHQPPTVLVVYSQDHRLYRDIVLKLCAFLQIKCGIKVLVDLLDSTTVGMVGRLRWLEWQRQQLKSPFDKILVLCSRGVQAKWGAMCGQRQMTLREDLLSPTDDILTPFLNLFLPDMHQAGMLGKYLVAYFDDISSEQDVPSVFDIAVKYKLMKHFEELYFRILDMEKYQPGQVNHVEGIGRDEYASCPSGMALRNAIEDFQAYQLEHPDWFEKECVDDEEEEGVTAEAHHLLEQLQVPPVLECIPVVRAGPPVCIHQVDVSEHPSSVLVLTPEPPSELQLPSVAELTPVVNPAHRHPSRLVEVLTDHSPSQESVLVLEPMLDMPPPPRQTWFSVNEDDEECSLLPGSHRPPPEGSHLDPNPPGCSGTSMQWGYPSAEAPLQQPAVPEEFEEEPRDRGQSSDQGYISRTSSQTALPDKEDPLGALRRLQDQLLQRSLTHGPGPEGN from the exons ATGGCCCTTCCCGTGACGGTCGTGGTGTTGATGTGCGTGTCCGCGTCCCACGCCGTGAGGATTCTGTCGTGGCCGCCTGTCAGCTGCTCTCAGGAG tGGTCGTTCTTGGCTGACATGATCGTGTTGGACCCTGGTCAGCTGTACCGGGTCTCTGTCTTCAACATCCCCAAACCAGAGATGGGCCACAGCAGCTATGATGTCAGCACCGATGTCATTGTTGCTG GTTGTGACAATGCCAGTATGCAGTGGACCCAGTTCTGCAAAGAGAGGG GAAGTCTGTGGCAGCCCAACATCAGCCTGGTCGTCGGTGGGGGATCGGCGCTGGATGTTGGCTTCAGTCCTGACCCGCTGTGTGAGGAGTACATAGTCATCGTCAGCTGCCTCGCCATCCATCACGTTACCCACACATACAAG ACCAATCAGACGCAGCTCAGCGTCGCCTTCAGCCTCGACCAATGGCCCAGCTCCTGCTGCCAGTTTGATGTGGAG ATCAAACCTCTGTTCCCTCAGTGTGGTCAGGACTGCACCCGCCGGAGGACGACGCGTAATATCTGTCACG TAATACCCACAGATGCCCCAGGTTCCTCAGATACCCCTGTGGGTACAGCTGTTACCCTGGGCATGGTGTTTCTGTGTGCACTGGTGGCAGTTCTGCTGTATTTCCTCTGCAGGAAGCCCG GTAAACCTGGTGCTCCTGCGACTCCAGCAGGGCGTGAGCAGACttggcagcagcagctccaccagccCCCCACCGTGTTGGTGGTCTACTCGCAGGACCACCGCCTCTACAGGGACATCGTGCTCAAGCTCTGCGCCTTCCTCCAGATCAAGTGTGGCATCAAGGTGTTGGTGGACCTGCTGGACTCGACCACGGTGGGCATGGTGGGCCGCCTGCGGTGGCTGGAGTGGCAGCGCCAGCAGCTGAAAAGCCCTTTTGACAAAATCCTGGTTCTGTGCTCCCGAGGCGTTCAGGCCAAATGGGGGGCCATGTGTGGACAGCGCCAGATGACGCTGAGGGAGGACCTGCTGTCCCCCACTGATGACATCCTCACTCCCTTCCTCAACCTCTTCCTGCCAGACATGCACCAGgcaggcatgctgggaaagtaCCTGGTGGCCTACTTCGATGACATCAGCAGCGAGCAGGACGTGCCCTCGGTTTTCGACATCGCGGTCAAATACAAGCTGATGAAGCATTTTGAAGAGCTGTACTTCCGCATCCTGGACATGGAGAAGTACCAGCCGGGTCAGGTCAACCACGTAGAGGGCATCGGTAGAGACGAGTACGCCTCCTGCCCCTCAGGGATGGCCCTCAGGAACGCCATCGAAGACTTCCAGGCCTACCAGCTGGAGCACCCCGACTGGTTTGAGAAGGAGTGTGtggacgatgaagaggaggagggggtcacTGCGGAGGCCCACCACCTCCTGGAGCAACTGCAGGTACCCCCAGTCCTGGAGTGTATCCCTGTGGTCAGAGCCGGGCCCCCGGTCTGCATCCACCAGGTGGACGTCAGTGAACACCCCAGCAGCGTTCTAGTCCTCACCCCTGAACCCCCCTCTGAGCTCCAGCTGCCGTCAGTGGCAGAACTGACCCCAGTGGTGAACCCCGCCCACAGACACCCTTCACGCCTGGTGGAGGTGTTGACGGATCACAGCCCCAGTCAGGAGTCCGTCCTCGTCCTTGAGCCGATGTTGGACATGCCCCCCCCACCGAGACAGACCTGGTTCTCCGTTAATGAGGACGATGAAGAGTGTTCCCTCCTCCCCGGGAGCCATCGCCCTCCCCCAGAGGGGAGCCACCTGGACCCGAACCCCCCAGGTTGTTCAGGCACCAGCATGCAGTGGGGGTACCCGTCAGCCGAGGCCCCCCTCCAACAGCCTGCGGTGCCAGAGGAGTTTGAGGAGGAGCCCAGGGACCGGGGCCAGAGCAGCGACCAGGGTTACATCTCCAGGACCTCCTCCCAGACAGCCCTCCCCGACAAAGAGGACCCGCTGGGGGCCCTCAGGCGGCTGCAGGACCAGCTGCTCCAGAGGAGCCTCACACACGGCCCTGGTCCTGAAGGGAACTGA
- the il17ra1a gene encoding interleukin 17 receptor A1a isoform X1 has protein sequence MALPVTVVVLMCVSASHAVRILSWPPVSCSQEGLACSVTTSNCMDSGWLDANRYTPSGPEALQASVGTRPDHRGLLQPVLVASWKIKDDGSISYLNATELHVLVMSTNQNICVRYSFKDKFHTMRSPSGEKWSFLADMIVLDPGQLYRVSVFNIPKPEMGHSSYDVSTDVIVAGCDNASMQWTQFCKERGSLWQPNISLVVGGGSALDVGFSPDPLCEEYIVIVSCLAIHHVTHTYKTNQTQLSVAFSLDQWPSSCCQFDVEIKPLFPQCGQDCTRRRTTRNICHVIPTDAPGSSDTPVGTAVTLGMVFLCALVAVLLYFLCRKPGKPGAPATPAGREQTWQQQLHQPPTVLVVYSQDHRLYRDIVLKLCAFLQIKCGIKVLVDLLDSTTVGMVGRLRWLEWQRQQLKSPFDKILVLCSRGVQAKWGAMCGQRQMTLREDLLSPTDDILTPFLNLFLPDMHQAGMLGKYLVAYFDDISSEQDVPSVFDIAVKYKLMKHFEELYFRILDMEKYQPGQVNHVEGIGRDEYASCPSGMALRNAIEDFQAYQLEHPDWFEKECVDDEEEEGVTAEAHHLLEQLQVPPVLECIPVVRAGPPVCIHQVDVSEHPSSVLVLTPEPPSELQLPSVAELTPVVNPAHRHPSRLVEVLTDHSPSQESVLVLEPMLDMPPPPRQTWFSVNEDDEECSLLPGSHRPPPEGSHLDPNPPGCSGTSMQWGYPSAEAPLQQPAVPEEFEEEPRDRGQSSDQGYISRTSSQTALPDKEDPLGALRRLQDQLLQRSLTHGPGPEGN, from the exons ATGGCCCTTCCCGTGACGGTCGTGGTGTTGATGTGCGTGTCCGCGTCCCACGCCGTGAGGATTCTGTCGTGGCCGCCTGTCAGCTGCTCTCAGGAG GGTCTGGCGTGTTCCGTCACCACTA GTAACTGTATGGACAGCGGCTGGCTGGACGCTAACAGGTACACTCCCAGCGGTCCAGAGGCGCTCCAGGCGTCTGTGGGCACCAGGCCTGACCACAGAGGCCTCCTGCAGCCTGTGCTGGTCGCCAGCTGGAAGATAAAGGATGACG GCAGCATCAGCTACCTGAACGCTACTGAGCTTCATGTTCTGGTGATGTCCACCAACCAGAACATTTGTGTTCGATACTCGTTCAAGGACAAGTTCCACACCATGAGAAGTCCGTCAGGGGAAAAG tGGTCGTTCTTGGCTGACATGATCGTGTTGGACCCTGGTCAGCTGTACCGGGTCTCTGTCTTCAACATCCCCAAACCAGAGATGGGCCACAGCAGCTATGATGTCAGCACCGATGTCATTGTTGCTG GTTGTGACAATGCCAGTATGCAGTGGACCCAGTTCTGCAAAGAGAGGG GAAGTCTGTGGCAGCCCAACATCAGCCTGGTCGTCGGTGGGGGATCGGCGCTGGATGTTGGCTTCAGTCCTGACCCGCTGTGTGAGGAGTACATAGTCATCGTCAGCTGCCTCGCCATCCATCACGTTACCCACACATACAAG ACCAATCAGACGCAGCTCAGCGTCGCCTTCAGCCTCGACCAATGGCCCAGCTCCTGCTGCCAGTTTGATGTGGAG ATCAAACCTCTGTTCCCTCAGTGTGGTCAGGACTGCACCCGCCGGAGGACGACGCGTAATATCTGTCACG TAATACCCACAGATGCCCCAGGTTCCTCAGATACCCCTGTGGGTACAGCTGTTACCCTGGGCATGGTGTTTCTGTGTGCACTGGTGGCAGTTCTGCTGTATTTCCTCTGCAGGAAGCCCG GTAAACCTGGTGCTCCTGCGACTCCAGCAGGGCGTGAGCAGACttggcagcagcagctccaccagccCCCCACCGTGTTGGTGGTCTACTCGCAGGACCACCGCCTCTACAGGGACATCGTGCTCAAGCTCTGCGCCTTCCTCCAGATCAAGTGTGGCATCAAGGTGTTGGTGGACCTGCTGGACTCGACCACGGTGGGCATGGTGGGCCGCCTGCGGTGGCTGGAGTGGCAGCGCCAGCAGCTGAAAAGCCCTTTTGACAAAATCCTGGTTCTGTGCTCCCGAGGCGTTCAGGCCAAATGGGGGGCCATGTGTGGACAGCGCCAGATGACGCTGAGGGAGGACCTGCTGTCCCCCACTGATGACATCCTCACTCCCTTCCTCAACCTCTTCCTGCCAGACATGCACCAGgcaggcatgctgggaaagtaCCTGGTGGCCTACTTCGATGACATCAGCAGCGAGCAGGACGTGCCCTCGGTTTTCGACATCGCGGTCAAATACAAGCTGATGAAGCATTTTGAAGAGCTGTACTTCCGCATCCTGGACATGGAGAAGTACCAGCCGGGTCAGGTCAACCACGTAGAGGGCATCGGTAGAGACGAGTACGCCTCCTGCCCCTCAGGGATGGCCCTCAGGAACGCCATCGAAGACTTCCAGGCCTACCAGCTGGAGCACCCCGACTGGTTTGAGAAGGAGTGTGtggacgatgaagaggaggagggggtcacTGCGGAGGCCCACCACCTCCTGGAGCAACTGCAGGTACCCCCAGTCCTGGAGTGTATCCCTGTGGTCAGAGCCGGGCCCCCGGTCTGCATCCACCAGGTGGACGTCAGTGAACACCCCAGCAGCGTTCTAGTCCTCACCCCTGAACCCCCCTCTGAGCTCCAGCTGCCGTCAGTGGCAGAACTGACCCCAGTGGTGAACCCCGCCCACAGACACCCTTCACGCCTGGTGGAGGTGTTGACGGATCACAGCCCCAGTCAGGAGTCCGTCCTCGTCCTTGAGCCGATGTTGGACATGCCCCCCCCACCGAGACAGACCTGGTTCTCCGTTAATGAGGACGATGAAGAGTGTTCCCTCCTCCCCGGGAGCCATCGCCCTCCCCCAGAGGGGAGCCACCTGGACCCGAACCCCCCAGGTTGTTCAGGCACCAGCATGCAGTGGGGGTACCCGTCAGCCGAGGCCCCCCTCCAACAGCCTGCGGTGCCAGAGGAGTTTGAGGAGGAGCCCAGGGACCGGGGCCAGAGCAGCGACCAGGGTTACATCTCCAGGACCTCCTCCCAGACAGCCCTCCCCGACAAAGAGGACCCGCTGGGGGCCCTCAGGCGGCTGCAGGACCAGCTGCTCCAGAGGAGCCTCACACACGGCCCTGGTCCTGAAGGGAACTGA